A portion of the Leptospira noumeaensis genome contains these proteins:
- a CDS encoding MaoC/PaaZ C-terminal domain-containing protein: MAKIEFDKVEVGQSLPSLDIPVIEHANLVRYAGASGDFNPIHNDPDFARKAGLDGTISHGMYVMAQVGRLCTSWAEQKDIAYFGVTFKAMTKLGEKLTIVGTIKKKFEKDGKKTVTVLVEAKNEAGEVKAGGDLVVNAV, translated from the coding sequence ATGGCAAAAATCGAATTTGATAAAGTAGAAGTTGGTCAGTCCCTTCCATCCCTCGACATCCCAGTCATCGAACATGCAAATTTAGTTCGTTATGCGGGAGCATCTGGAGATTTTAACCCCATCCACAACGATCCTGATTTCGCAAGGAAAGCAGGCCTTGATGGAACCATCTCTCATGGTATGTATGTTATGGCACAAGTAGGAAGACTTTGTACTTCTTGGGCAGAACAAAAAGACATCGCATACTTTGGTGTGACTTTCAAAGCCATGACGAAACTCGGCGAAAAACTAACCATCGTTGGAACCATCAAAAAGAAATTTGAAAAAGATGGTAAAAAAACTGTGACTGTACTGGTAGAAGCAAAAAACGAAGCGGGCGAAGTAAAAGCCGGTGGAGATTTAGTCGTCAACGCAGTATAA
- a CDS encoding FAS1-like dehydratase domain-containing protein, protein MAITKDIVGKKLDRFDFTVERGKIKEFCLAINEKNPIYFDVEEAKKAGYSDVPAPPTFPTVIMFWGYPKIWNDMAELGIDLSKILHLKEEYTYHKILYPGKVYAQSEIADVKSGRAEIVTFRTTIYDEKNDPILSAEMAIFIRKD, encoded by the coding sequence ATGGCAATAACCAAAGATATAGTTGGAAAAAAACTAGATCGTTTTGATTTCACAGTGGAACGAGGAAAGATCAAAGAATTCTGCCTCGCCATCAACGAAAAAAACCCAATCTATTTTGACGTAGAAGAAGCAAAAAAAGCTGGATACTCTGATGTTCCTGCTCCACCGACTTTCCCTACAGTCATTATGTTTTGGGGATACCCAAAGATTTGGAACGATATGGCCGAACTCGGCATCGATCTATCCAAAATCCTTCACTTAAAAGAAGAATATACGTACCACAAAATTCTGTATCCGGGCAAAGTGTACGCACAGTCCGAAATTGCCGATGTAAAATCGGGAAGAGCAGAAATCGTAACATTCAGAACAACCATCTATGATGAAAAAAATGATCCTATTCTCTCTGCTGAGATGGCGATCTTCATACGTAAGGATTAA
- a CDS encoding M15 family metallopeptidase, producing MKIITIAICLGFPFLSLVSQSTENKLNVLDRKAYERSIQKNSNKELINLEKKIPGITLDIKYATRDNFTKQVIYKEPKAFARKPVAEALRKANLEFLQLGYSIKIFDAYRPYAATVKFFEIVGDTRYVASPKTGSRHNKGCAIDLTLVDQKTKRELSMPTEYDSFRKEAWAEASVSDPEILKNRTILISTLSQYGFRVNKTEWWHYDFLDCSGFEVLDIPFEELE from the coding sequence ATGAAAATCATCACGATTGCCATTTGTTTGGGATTTCCTTTTTTATCTTTGGTTTCCCAATCTACAGAAAATAAACTCAATGTTCTAGATCGGAAGGCCTACGAACGATCGATACAAAAAAATTCCAATAAAGAACTTATTAACTTAGAAAAGAAAATTCCTGGCATTACTTTGGATATCAAATACGCAACTCGCGATAATTTTACCAAACAAGTTATCTATAAGGAACCCAAAGCTTTTGCCAGAAAACCAGTCGCAGAAGCACTAAGAAAAGCAAACCTTGAGTTTTTACAACTTGGCTATTCCATAAAAATATTCGATGCGTATCGACCTTATGCAGCCACAGTCAAATTTTTTGAGATTGTGGGAGATACAAGGTATGTGGCCTCACCCAAAACCGGTTCACGGCATAACAAAGGTTGTGCGATTGACTTAACTCTTGTGGATCAAAAAACAAAACGGGAACTTTCCATGCCAACGGAATACGACTCCTTTCGAAAGGAAGCTTGGGCCGAAGCCTCCGTTTCTGATCCAGAGATTTTAAAAAACCGAACGATTCTAATCAGTACACTTAGTCAATATGGATTTCGTGTGAACAAAACCGAATGGTGGCATTATGATTTTTTGGATTGTTCTGGGTTTGAAGTATTGGACATTCCTTTTGAAGAATTGGAGTAG
- a CDS encoding efflux RND transporter permease subunit → MSFAELSIKRPIFITCTIVLILITGYLSLNKLGVDLFPNITIPVVTVTVPYPGAAPNEIETLIAKPVEDELSTISGVKRIKSICNESLGTVVVEFTMETDVKYAEQQVRDKISAVKPKLPDDAKEPIIRRIDPADQPIIILALRADLPEAQIYDIANEEIKQILLTTQDVGNITIYGGRKREIHVELDRDKLKSHMISASMVSNRLASGGTNIPAGKVSRSDNELVYRTINEFKSPDEIRDTPLSLFGNEVPIKIGQLGEVKDTMEDEASRAYFNGKKAVFLLVYKQSGANTVAVAKAIKKRAADINKDLSRRDGSLFLAIANDNSTAIEDNIYDVNETIFIGIALTIIVVLLFLGSVRSTLITGLALPNSLLGAFILMAIAGFTVNVMTLLALSLAVGLLIDDAIVVRENIFRHREMGKTARQASIDGTKEVTLAVIATTMAVIAVFMPIAFISGVVGQFLREFGLTICFALLISLYDALTIAPMLSAYFGGAVAGHGGGHGGGHSHGEPTTSKSKKKSKEEELNYVSIPAERGKVAQILFLVFTPVRIVLNVLNLGLEKVLAVFNRFQTKLENLYAKILKFTLRFPILIISGAIFLFVFSIYLTKYVTKTFLPAQDQGKFQVTLDMPPGTSVDKMATVAKEVYESISAHKETKQVAMFNTNRTTSMFVEMVPSKQRNVNTSQFKDILRKELATTHRYATPIVKDIDNVGGGQRPFVLVVSGQKGEEVQEYGLKLLERLKKSKALLDVDTSYRAGSPEFRVIPDRAREVMLGVSGSAIGMELRTLIEGTTPAVYRQNGVEYDIRVRLKEGQRNLKESFYQSYVPNFNNIMIPIKNVATSEETTGLATINRLNRNQSLEIYADMAPDGPGMGGAIEEITKITETELPLPSSVRINYLGQAENFKELGSSMAIAMGLGILFIYIVLASLYESFITPIAIMLVLPLALCGAFIALFLANESMNLFSMIALIMLIGVATKNSILLVDFTNQLIQQGTEMKEAIIEAGRERLRPILMTSFALVAGFLPIAIGLNEASKQRTSMGWALIGGVISSTLLTLVVVPAAFSYIERLNNFIRRHSPNPDAK, encoded by the coding sequence ATGAGCTTTGCTGAGCTTTCGATAAAACGACCCATTTTCATTACCTGTACAATCGTTTTGATTTTGATTACAGGTTATCTGTCCTTAAACAAATTGGGAGTCGACTTATTCCCCAATATTACAATTCCAGTAGTGACTGTTACGGTTCCTTATCCCGGAGCGGCACCAAACGAAATCGAAACACTGATTGCAAAACCAGTCGAAGACGAATTGTCTACGATTTCTGGTGTGAAGCGAATCAAGTCCATCTGTAACGAAAGTTTGGGGACTGTGGTTGTTGAATTCACAATGGAAACAGACGTGAAATATGCAGAACAACAGGTCCGCGATAAAATTTCAGCAGTAAAACCGAAGTTACCCGATGATGCGAAAGAACCTATTATTAGAAGGATTGACCCTGCAGACCAACCCATTATTATCTTAGCATTAAGAGCTGATCTTCCTGAAGCACAAATTTACGATATTGCAAACGAAGAGATCAAACAGATATTACTCACAACACAAGACGTGGGAAACATCACCATCTATGGCGGACGAAAAAGAGAAATCCATGTAGAATTGGATCGGGACAAATTAAAATCCCATATGATTTCTGCTTCTATGGTTTCCAATCGTTTGGCTTCTGGTGGAACCAACATCCCAGCAGGAAAAGTAAGCCGCTCCGACAACGAATTAGTATATAGAACCATCAATGAGTTCAAATCCCCTGATGAAATTCGTGACACACCACTTTCTCTTTTTGGAAACGAAGTACCGATTAAAATAGGTCAGTTGGGAGAAGTAAAAGATACAATGGAAGATGAAGCTTCCCGTGCCTACTTTAACGGGAAAAAGGCGGTCTTTCTTCTTGTATATAAACAATCGGGAGCAAACACGGTTGCCGTTGCCAAGGCGATTAAAAAAAGGGCAGCTGATATCAATAAAGATTTATCAAGAAGAGATGGTTCTCTTTTCCTTGCCATTGCAAACGACAACTCCACTGCTATCGAAGACAATATCTATGATGTAAATGAAACAATCTTTATTGGGATTGCACTCACCATCATCGTAGTTTTGTTATTTCTTGGTAGTGTTCGTTCCACTCTGATCACTGGCCTTGCGCTTCCAAACTCGCTACTCGGTGCCTTTATTTTGATGGCGATTGCTGGATTTACAGTCAATGTAATGACACTACTCGCACTCAGTTTGGCAGTTGGACTTCTCATCGATGATGCGATTGTGGTTCGGGAAAATATTTTCCGCCATAGAGAAATGGGAAAAACCGCAAGGCAGGCATCCATTGACGGAACCAAAGAAGTAACTCTTGCCGTCATTGCAACAACAATGGCTGTCATCGCAGTGTTTATGCCGATCGCGTTTATCAGTGGGGTTGTTGGGCAGTTCTTAAGAGAATTTGGACTTACAATTTGTTTTGCCTTACTCATCTCCCTTTATGACGCCCTTACCATTGCGCCTATGTTATCTGCTTATTTTGGTGGAGCTGTTGCGGGTCATGGCGGTGGTCACGGAGGAGGACATTCTCATGGTGAACCAACTACTTCCAAATCGAAGAAAAAATCCAAAGAAGAAGAACTGAATTACGTTTCGATTCCCGCCGAACGAGGAAAAGTTGCTCAAATTTTGTTTCTAGTTTTTACCCCTGTTCGTATCGTTCTCAATGTATTAAATCTTGGATTGGAAAAAGTTTTGGCTGTATTCAACCGATTCCAAACAAAACTAGAAAATCTTTATGCAAAAATCTTAAAATTCACTCTTCGTTTCCCAATTCTCATTATTTCTGGTGCGATCTTTTTATTCGTATTTAGTATTTACCTTACTAAATATGTTACAAAAACTTTCTTACCAGCCCAGGATCAAGGAAAGTTCCAAGTAACTTTGGACATGCCTCCAGGTACATCTGTTGATAAGATGGCTACAGTTGCAAAAGAAGTGTATGAAAGTATTTCAGCACACAAAGAAACAAAACAAGTAGCGATGTTCAATACGAACCGAACCACTTCTATGTTTGTGGAAATGGTGCCTTCGAAACAAAGAAATGTCAACACTAGCCAATTCAAAGATATTTTAAGAAAGGAACTAGCAACCACTCACCGTTATGCAACTCCGATCGTAAAAGATATTGATAACGTCGGTGGAGGACAAAGACCTTTTGTACTTGTTGTGAGCGGACAAAAAGGTGAGGAAGTACAAGAATACGGTTTAAAACTCTTAGAAAGATTAAAAAAATCAAAAGCTCTACTCGACGTAGATACAAGTTACAGAGCAGGATCTCCTGAATTTCGAGTGATTCCTGATCGCGCCAGAGAAGTAATGTTAGGTGTTTCTGGTTCTGCTATTGGTATGGAACTTAGAACTTTGATTGAAGGAACAACTCCTGCTGTTTATAGACAAAACGGTGTGGAATATGATATCCGGGTTCGATTGAAAGAAGGCCAAAGGAACTTAAAAGAAAGTTTCTATCAATCCTATGTGCCGAACTTCAACAACATCATGATCCCAATTAAAAACGTTGCTACTTCCGAAGAAACAACGGGACTTGCAACCATCAACCGATTGAACAGAAACCAGTCGTTAGAAATTTATGCGGATATGGCTCCAGATGGTCCAGGGATGGGTGGTGCGATTGAAGAGATAACCAAAATCACTGAAACAGAACTTCCACTTCCATCTTCCGTAAGAATCAATTATCTGGGACAGGCGGAAAACTTCAAAGAGTTAGGTTCTTCGATGGCGATTGCAATGGGTCTTGGTATCCTATTCATCTACATCGTACTTGCTTCACTCTATGAAAGTTTCATCACTCCGATTGCCATCATGTTGGTGTTACCGCTAGCGTTATGTGGTGCCTTCATTGCACTCTTCCTTGCCAACGAGTCTATGAATCTCTTTTCCATGATTGCGCTGATTATGCTCATCGGTGTCGCTACCAAAAACTCAATTCTACTTGTGGACTTTACAAACCAGTTGATCCAACAAGGAACTGAGATGAAAGAAGCGATCATTGAAGCGGGCCGAGAAAGACTTCGTCCGATCCTTATGACCTCATTCGCGTTAGTTGCCGGATTTTTACCGATTGCCATTGGTTTGAACGAAGCATCAAAACAAAGAACAAGTATGGGTTGGGCTCTCATCGGTGGTGTCATTTCATCAACGTTACTCACTCTGGTTGTGGTTCCCGCTGCCTTCTCTTATATTGAAAGATTAAACAATTTCATCAGAAGACATTCACCAAACCCAGACGCAAAATAA